The Vibrio echinoideorum genome includes a region encoding these proteins:
- the tnpA gene encoding IS66 family insertion sequence element accessory protein TnpA, with product MAKRRTNLEWQSLFEQYESSSVTQRAFCEEHGLSLSTFFAKRRQLQTANQSESVGFVRAEIVEKTTKYQAQIATANMTLLINDVELSIPQGTPATYLAELIGALS from the coding sequence ATGGCAAAACGACGCACCAACCTAGAATGGCAATCACTGTTTGAACAATATGAAAGTAGCAGTGTTACTCAACGCGCTTTTTGTGAAGAGCATGGACTGAGTTTATCCACGTTCTTCGCCAAACGGCGTCAACTCCAAACAGCAAACCAATCGGAATCTGTCGGATTTGTTAGAGCCGAAATCGTTGAAAAGACAACCAAGTATCAGGCCCAGATAGCTACGGCGAACATGACACTTCTCATCAATGATGTGGAGCTGAGCATTCCTCAAGGCACGCCAGCCACCTATCTTGCTGAACTCATTGGAGCGTTGTCATGA
- the tnpC gene encoding IS66 family transposase, whose amino-acid sequence MKKTPNINPESQDVAELQAMVAALMSEKNEWKQERQSLLEQLKLAFDRQFAKRSEVLKPYDESQGDLFNEAECEAVKEDEVEVTTTTTTKKRGKRKPLPKTLPREVIELDVDDHEKQCACCNHSLHKIGEDRSEKLEFTPAVLKVLEYVRPKYACRQCEKTGDSSRIVQKPSPQSLIPKSFATESLLTNIILGKYQYAMPLYRQESLFTQSGIELSRTTMARWVIQVSEKFAPLYAALKDNLLQQVVVQADETPLNVLKEEKKCYMWLYCSGADSPESALPNVKNIALYDYQNSRARACPVDFLGDYNGYLQTDGYAAYDGLHHVTNVGCLAHARRKFMDAKKLQGKGKSGKADKALAKIQKLYGIESRLKGAPAQERKAERQALAKPILDELYQWMTTQKVIGSSPLGKAIKYTLGQWSKLIRYIDDGHLSIDNNRAERAIKPLVIGRKNWLFSNTPNGADASAMLYSIIETAKANGLILYDYMVKCMKELAKAEPDIDALLPWNFKH is encoded by the coding sequence ATGAAAAAGACGCCAAATATCAACCCAGAAAGCCAAGATGTTGCCGAGCTACAAGCGATGGTAGCTGCTCTGATGTCGGAGAAAAATGAGTGGAAACAAGAGCGCCAATCGCTGCTTGAACAACTCAAACTCGCCTTCGACCGTCAGTTCGCGAAACGCTCGGAGGTATTAAAGCCTTACGATGAATCACAAGGTGACCTCTTCAACGAAGCGGAGTGTGAAGCCGTTAAAGAAGACGAGGTTGAGGTGACAACCACGACCACAACGAAAAAGCGCGGTAAACGTAAACCTCTGCCTAAGACCTTGCCTCGTGAGGTTATCGAACTTGATGTAGACGACCATGAAAAGCAGTGCGCTTGCTGCAATCATAGCCTGCATAAAATCGGTGAAGACCGCAGCGAGAAGCTAGAGTTCACGCCAGCGGTACTCAAAGTGTTGGAATATGTTCGTCCTAAGTACGCTTGCCGCCAGTGCGAGAAAACAGGTGACAGCAGCCGTATCGTTCAGAAGCCATCCCCTCAGAGTCTCATCCCTAAAAGCTTCGCCACAGAAAGCTTGCTGACCAACATCATTCTTGGCAAATACCAATACGCGATGCCACTTTATCGCCAAGAATCGCTGTTTACCCAGTCGGGTATCGAGCTATCACGCACCACCATGGCAAGGTGGGTTATCCAAGTCAGTGAGAAGTTCGCCCCGCTGTATGCGGCCTTGAAGGATAACCTGCTTCAACAAGTGGTGGTTCAGGCGGATGAAACGCCGCTCAATGTGCTCAAAGAAGAGAAGAAGTGTTATATGTGGCTCTACTGCTCAGGCGCTGACTCACCCGAATCGGCACTGCCGAATGTGAAAAATATTGCCTTGTACGACTATCAAAACAGTCGCGCGAGGGCGTGTCCCGTGGACTTTTTAGGTGACTACAACGGTTATCTACAAACCGATGGCTACGCGGCTTATGATGGTCTGCATCACGTCACCAATGTAGGGTGCTTAGCGCATGCTCGTCGCAAGTTCATGGATGCGAAGAAGCTTCAAGGGAAAGGTAAATCAGGCAAGGCTGATAAGGCGCTGGCTAAAATCCAAAAACTCTACGGGATAGAATCACGCTTAAAAGGTGCGCCTGCCCAAGAGCGAAAAGCAGAGCGTCAAGCGCTTGCCAAGCCGATACTGGATGAGCTTTACCAATGGATGACGACCCAGAAGGTGATTGGCTCTAGCCCACTAGGCAAAGCGATAAAATATACGCTTGGGCAGTGGTCAAAGCTTATTCGTTATATCGACGATGGTCACTTATCTATTGATAATAATCGCGCTGAACGCGCAATTAAACCACTGGTCATTGGCAGGAAGAACTGGCTGTTCTCTAACACACCAAACGGTGCTGATGCGAGCGCGATGCTTTACAGCATCATCGAGACCGCGAAAGCCAACGGTCTTATCCTCTACGACTACATGGTCAAGTGCATGAAAGAGCTGGCGAAAGCTGAGCCTGATATCGACGCACTCCTGCCTTGGAACTTCAAACACTGA
- a CDS encoding WYL domain-containing protein, with amino-acid sequence MKEHDKLAKRLGIILTRLNTGEKLHLDDLSREFGVARRTLNRDFNERLNYLPIQRDGACYSLDPKFLGRQTNNELSLLLLNMGFDTLFSGKHYLSNGVLNNKTTPPFLFKNPKVEDISECASVFEKLIESIQRRNVISFSHEGKTYDEFHSYKLLNERGLWFIVGTHRNRLESLRVAKIRELVRYEDKYSPDPSVEQKLTGCGYEDELLNPVEVVIQISRRVSETFFKENNPNDFRALKELGYGDVLASYTTSNIQTLLRLLKAWLPDVEVLSPDWVRYKLKQELQTYLDVAK; translated from the coding sequence ATGAAAGAGCATGACAAACTAGCGAAACGACTTGGCATCATCCTTACCCGTTTGAATACGGGTGAGAAGTTACATCTAGATGATTTAAGTCGTGAATTTGGAGTTGCAAGAAGAACGTTAAACCGTGACTTCAATGAACGGTTAAACTACTTACCGATACAACGTGACGGTGCTTGTTACTCGTTAGACCCTAAGTTCTTAGGCAGACAGACAAATAATGAGCTATCTCTCCTGCTGTTAAACATGGGATTCGATACTTTGTTTTCAGGTAAGCACTATCTAAGTAATGGCGTATTGAACAACAAAACCACACCGCCCTTTCTCTTCAAGAACCCAAAAGTCGAGGACATCAGTGAATGTGCTTCAGTGTTCGAGAAACTTATCGAATCGATACAGCGACGAAACGTGATCAGCTTTAGCCATGAAGGGAAAACCTACGATGAGTTCCACAGCTACAAACTGTTAAATGAACGAGGATTGTGGTTCATTGTCGGGACACACAGAAACCGCCTAGAGTCACTCAGAGTGGCTAAGATTCGTGAGTTAGTGCGTTACGAGGATAAATACTCTCCTGACCCTAGCGTTGAGCAGAAGCTGACTGGTTGCGGATATGAGGATGAACTACTCAATCCCGTTGAAGTGGTTATACAAATTAGCAGAAGAGTCAGCGAAACCTTCTTCAAGGAAAATAATCCCAATGACTTTCGAGCATTAAAAGAACTGGGGTACGGTGATGTATTGGCAAGCTATACGACTAGCAACATTCAAACATTACTACGACTACTTAAAGCGTGGCTTCCTGATGTCGAAGTGCTTTCACCTGATTGGGTTAGGTACAAGTTGAAGCAAGAGTTACAAACCTATCTGGACGTAGCCAAATAA
- the tnpB gene encoding IS66 family insertion sequence element accessory protein TnpB (TnpB, as the term is used for proteins encoded by IS66 family insertion elements, is considered an accessory protein, since TnpC, encoded by a neighboring gene, is a DDE family transposase.), which yields MKGMLSAPDIYLYRESVDFRKSINGLTAIIENDTDLPLGSGALFLFTNKQRDKIKVLYWDKTGFALWYKRLEKAKYKWPSKEKNQVFTLTQFELDRLLSGFTIIGHEPIKINDFTMS from the coding sequence ATGAAAGGTATGCTCAGCGCTCCAGACATTTACCTTTATCGTGAAAGCGTCGATTTTAGAAAGTCCATCAACGGCCTTACAGCGATTATCGAAAATGATACTGACTTGCCTCTTGGCAGCGGTGCGCTGTTCCTGTTTACCAATAAACAGCGCGATAAGATTAAAGTGTTGTACTGGGATAAAACAGGCTTCGCCCTCTGGTATAAACGCCTTGAAAAAGCCAAGTATAAGTGGCCTTCAAAAGAGAAAAATCAGGTGTTTACCCTCACTCAATTTGAGCTTGATAGACTGCTTTCAGGCTTCACAATTATCGGCCACGAACCCATCAAAATAAACGATTTTACAATGAGTTAA